The Thermonema lapsum genome window below encodes:
- a CDS encoding DUF1987 domain-containing protein: protein MNIISLEGKEDTPKVILDKDNGVFEISGRSLPEDAREFYRPIIEWLQQYASNPNPETVFNFKLEYFNTASSKLLLDVLQTLENIPNAKVVWYHLEEDEDMEEAGKEFEDMVNVEFEFRVLAD from the coding sequence ATGAACATCATCAGCTTAGAAGGAAAAGAGGATACCCCCAAAGTGATTTTGGATAAAGACAACGGCGTGTTTGAAATTTCGGGACGTTCTCTGCCTGAGGATGCACGCGAGTTCTATCGCCCTATCATCGAATGGTTGCAGCAGTATGCCTCTAACCCCAACCCTGAAACCGTATTTAACTTTAAACTCGAATACTTCAATACTGCTTCTTCCAAACTATTGTTAGATGTGCTGCAAACCTTGGAGAATATTCCTAATGCCAAGGTAGTTTGGTATCACCTTGAAGAGGATGAAGATATGGAGGAAGCAGGCAAAGAGTTTGAAGATATGGTCAATGTAGAATTTGAATTTAGAGTATTGGCAGACTAA
- a CDS encoding SiaB family protein kinase, which translates to MKYVFDLHKTMLAHNLILVYEGEFTQEITKSILAMAERNMDAIGESSGVKRKVFNVMVECLQNIVKHAEDLNERGEDGLRNNAIFLLGKSVSQYLINSGNPVRNESIEFISSKIDQVNALDKEGLKELYKEVIKKGEISEKGGAGLGFIDMARKSGQKLEYSFEPINDEFSFFSLQITVPREE; encoded by the coding sequence ATGAAATATGTTTTTGACTTACACAAGACTATGTTGGCACACAACCTCATATTGGTATATGAGGGAGAGTTTACGCAAGAAATCACCAAATCTATTCTGGCTATGGCAGAACGAAATATGGATGCCATTGGCGAGAGCTCTGGGGTGAAGCGCAAGGTTTTCAATGTGATGGTGGAATGCTTGCAAAACATAGTGAAACATGCCGAAGATCTGAATGAAAGAGGAGAAGATGGTTTGCGCAATAATGCCATCTTCCTTCTGGGCAAAAGCGTTTCTCAATATTTGATTAATTCGGGAAACCCCGTGCGCAATGAATCTATAGAGTTTATCTCGAGTAAAATTGACCAAGTAAATGCCTTGGATAAAGAAGGTCTCAAGGAGTTGTATAAAGAGGTAATTAAAAAAGGCGAAATATCCGAAAAAGGAGGTGCTGGTTTGGGCTTTATCGATATGGCGCGCAAGTCTGGTCAAAAACTCGAATACTCATTCGAGCCCATCAACGATGAGTTTTCCTTCTTTTCACTGCAAATTACTGTTCCAAGAGAAGAATAA